GTTTGTAGGCGAGGGCGTCGTAGAGCGTCTCGTTGTCGTGGGCGTCGGCGTAGGCGAGGGCGTCACCGGGAGCGGCGGCGTAGCCGGCCGGGGCGCCGTTGTAGTCGAGCTGGGAGCCCTTGACGCGGCGGCCGGTGGTGTCGGTGAAGGTGTAGTCGGCGAGGTTGCCGGTGAGGCCGACCTTGATGAGGTCCTGGTAGTGGAGGAGCCGGGCGCGCTGTTCGGCGCGGCTCCCGTTTCCGGTGGAGGAGTTGGGGTCGGTGTACAGGCCCGAGGCGAAGCCCTGGATGCCGGGGTCGCCGTCGAAGGGGCTGCCGCCGCGTACCGCGTCACGGGCCCGGTCGCTGAAGGTCGCGATGCCGGTCCCGGCCATGTTCTTCTGGGTGGCCTGGACGAAGCGGGCATCGTTCGCGGCCTCGCCGAAGTCCCAGCCCTCGCCGTAGAGGACGATGGATTTCCCGTCCACGCCGTCCTTCCGCGGGGTCAGCGCGTCCAACGCCTTGCGGACGGCGAGGATGTTGGCCTTGGGGTGGTGGCCCATGAGGTCGAAGCGGAAGCCGTCGACCTTGTACTCCTTGGCCCAGGTGACGACGGAGTCGACGACGAGCTTGCCCATCATCGTGTGTTCGGGTGCGGTGCCCGAGCAGCAGGTGGAGGTGGCGACGCTGCCGTCGTCGAGGAGGCGCTGGTAGTAGCCGGGGACGATGCGGTCCAGGACGGAGTGCGGGTCCTGGCCGCTCGCGGCGGTGTGGTTGTAGACGACGTCCATGACGGTGCGCAGTCCGGCACCGTTGAGGCCCTGGACCATGCGGCGGAACTCGACGGTGCGGGCCGGGCCCTCGGGGTCGGAGGCGTAGGCCCCTTCCGGGACCGTGTAGTGGAGCGGGTCGTAGCCCCAGTTGTAGGCGTCGTGGGCGGCCGACTTGCCGACACAGTCCTGCTGGCTGTCGGAGTCGGGGGCGTACGAGGCCAGGTCGCAGCCGGGACGTTCCTGGTCGGCGCGTCGTTCGGGCGTGGTGGCGAAGTCGAAGGCGGGCAGCAGATGGACGTACGAGGTACCGGACCGGGCGAGGGAGGCCAGGTGCCGCATTCCGTCCGAGCGCCGGTCGGTGAGGGCGAGGTACTGCCCCGGGTGGCGGGAGGTGCGGTCCTCGACGGAGAAGTCGCGGATCTGCAACTCCTGGATGCGCGCGCGGCGCAGCGGCACCGCGGCGGGCTTCGTCAGCTGTGACCAGCCGGCCGGAGCGAGCTCCGGGTCGTCGAGGTCGGTGACCAGGCTGCGTGCCGAGCCCGCGGTCAGGGCGGTGGAGTAGGGGTCGGTGACCTTGTTGGTGACGGTCTTGCCGACGGTGGGCACCCAGACGGTGACCAGGTAGCGGTACGGCTTTCCGGCCCAGTCACGGGTGCCCTGGACGCGCCAGATACCGGTGGCGTCCTCGCGTCGCATCGGGACCGTACGGCCGTCGAGTTCGAGGGCGACGGTGCGGGCGGTGGGCGCCCAGACGGAGAGAGTGGGGCGGCCGTGGTGGAAGACAGGGCCGAGTGCGGCGTGCCGGGCGCGGGCGCCGTAGAGGTCGTCCAGGACGCCGGGTATCTGGACGCCGGTGAGGGCGCGCTGCCCGTCGGCCCTGCGCTGGGTGGCGAGGAGCTTGTCGCGCAGCGCGGTGCGGGCCAGGCCGCGGTCGCGGGGGTCGACGGTGAAGGCCGGGTAGCCCGTCAGATGCGGATGGGCGAGGCGTTCGGACGGGCTCAGGGTGCCGGGCGTGAGCCGGATGCGCTTGCCGTGCGTCCCGAACTCCAGCTGGGCGGCGGTGCGTTCGGCGCCCTTCCAGATGACGGTGTCCCGGTCGATCCACTGGGCGCGGGCGTCGGCCGGGGTGGGCGCCGGGGCGGCGGTCGCGGAGGTTGCGGCGGGAAGTGCGGCGGCGCACAGGACCATGGCCACGGCGGCGACGGTACGGCGGAGTGGGCCGTTGCGGAGGGGGCCGTTCACGAAGAGGCTCCTTCGGAGGTCGTACGAGTGGTGGGGAGGGTGAGGGGGGGTACGAGGCGTGCAGACGGGCACGCCCCGGATGTCGCGAGGCGGCCGGGGTGGCGTCCGGCCGGGACCGGCTCAGGCGCAGCCCGTGCGCGCCCCCGTGTGCAGGGCCAGTGCGGTGTCCGGGCCCAGCGTCGCGGTGAAGCGGCCCGAGCCGTCCACCGTCACCGGCCGGCCGCTCTGCACGTCGCAGTAGCCGCCGGCCGGCAGCGAGGTCTGGAAGGTGCGGCTGAGCGCGGTGGTCTCATGGTTGATCACCACGAAGCCGTTGCTGCCGCGGCCGAAGGCGATGGCGTCGGCGCCGTTGTCCCACCAGTGGGTGACGGCTCCGCCGCGCACGGCGTTGCGGAAGGCGACCATGCTCGCGGTCTCGGGCCACTTGTGCTGGCACTTCCAGCCCTCCTGCCAGCAGGCGTTCACCTTCCCCCCGTTGGGCGGCCCGGCGTCGCGGTCGGTGAATTCGTAGCCGGAGTGGACATCCGGTGAGCCGTAGGGCCAGGCCAGCATGAAGACGTGGGCGAGGGTGTAGCCGGCGCCGTCCTTGTAGGTGAGGGTGTCGCCGCCGCGCTCGGTGTCGTGGTTGTCGACGAAGACGGCGGCCTCGGCGGTCGGCAGATAGCCCCCGCCCTCGCCGTAGTTCTTCAGATAGGCGAGGTTCTCGTCCTTGAACACCCGCTTG
This Streptomyces decoyicus DNA region includes the following protein-coding sequences:
- the pulA gene encoding pullulanase-type alpha-1,6-glucosidase; the encoded protein is MNGPLRNGPLRRTVAAVAMVLCAAALPAATSATAAPAPTPADARAQWIDRDTVIWKGAERTAAQLEFGTHGKRIRLTPGTLSPSERLAHPHLTGYPAFTVDPRDRGLARTALRDKLLATQRRADGQRALTGVQIPGVLDDLYGARARHAALGPVFHHGRPTLSVWAPTARTVALELDGRTVPMRREDATGIWRVQGTRDWAGKPYRYLVTVWVPTVGKTVTNKVTDPYSTALTAGSARSLVTDLDDPELAPAGWSQLTKPAAVPLRRARIQELQIRDFSVEDRTSRHPGQYLALTDRRSDGMRHLASLARSGTSYVHLLPAFDFATTPERRADQERPGCDLASYAPDSDSQQDCVGKSAAHDAYNWGYDPLHYTVPEGAYASDPEGPARTVEFRRMVQGLNGAGLRTVMDVVYNHTAASGQDPHSVLDRIVPGYYQRLLDDGSVATSTCCSGTAPEHTMMGKLVVDSVVTWAKEYKVDGFRFDLMGHHPKANILAVRKALDALTPRKDGVDGKSIVLYGEGWDFGEAANDARFVQATQKNMAGTGIATFSDRARDAVRGGSPFDGDPGIQGFASGLYTDPNSSTGNGSRAEQRARLLHYQDLIKVGLTGNLADYTFTDTTGRRVKGSQLDYNGAPAGYAAAPGDALAYADAHDNETLYDALAYKLPQRTGAADRSRMQVLALATAALSQGPALSQAGSDLLRSKSLDRNSFDSGDWFNALHWNCADGNGFGRGLPPAADNKDKWPYAKPLLADPALRPGCAAISDTSAAYRDLLRIHATEPAFGLATAAAVQKALSFPLSGKAETPGVLTMRLGNLVVVLNATPHRQDQTVRDLAGERYALHPVQAHGADRTTATASYARPSGTFSVPARTVAVYRRG